One window from the genome of Nicotiana tomentosiformis chromosome 5, ASM39032v3, whole genome shotgun sequence encodes:
- the LOC104120709 gene encoding thioredoxin-like 3-2, chloroplastic isoform X2 encodes MSSSTQFSPVIQQLFPKKSNQFYISNFKCLKLIPVFPVSVNCSKIHLKFRAKAEVLENNSEESSVQDLDNSPASVELQPISSEAQFDRVISEAQQINESVVILWMATWCRKCIYLKPKLEKLAADYFPRTRFYCVDVNNVPHKLVVRAGITVRKCRPYSYGGTEINKRK; translated from the exons ATGTCTAGCTCTACACAATTCTCCCCAGTTATTCAACAATTATTTCCGAAAAAATCAAACCAATTCTACATATCAAACTTCAAATGTCTAAAATTAATACCTGTCTTCCCAGTATCTGTAAATTGTTCAAAAATTCATTTAAAATTCAGAGCTAAAGCTGAGGTTTTGGAAAATAACAGTGAAGAAAGTTCTGTACAAGATCTTGATAATTCACCAGCTTCAGTTGAGCTACAACCCATTTCCAGTGAAGCCCAATTTGATCGGGTCATTTCTGAAGCCCAGCAAATTAATGAATCCGTTGTAATTCTATG GATGGCAACCTGGTGTCGCAAATGCATATACTTGAAACCAAAATTGGAAAAATTAGCTGCTGATTACTTCCCAAG AACACGCTTTTATTGTGTTGATGTCAATAATGTTCCACACAAGCTTGTGGTTCGTGCAGGAATAACTGTAAG AAAATGCCGACCATACAG TTATGGAGGGACGGAAATAAACAAGCGGAAGTAA
- the LOC104120709 gene encoding thioredoxin-like 3-2, chloroplastic isoform X1, with product MSSSTQFSPVIQQLFPKKSNQFYISNFKCLKLIPVFPVSVNCSKIHLKFRAKAEVLENNSEESSVQDLDNSPASVELQPISSEAQFDRVISEAQQINESVVILWMATWCRKCIYLKPKLEKLAADYFPRTRFYCVDVNNVPHKLVVRAGITKMPTIQLWRDGNKQAEVIGGHKAYLVVTEVRDMIENEDNNL from the exons ATGTCTAGCTCTACACAATTCTCCCCAGTTATTCAACAATTATTTCCGAAAAAATCAAACCAATTCTACATATCAAACTTCAAATGTCTAAAATTAATACCTGTCTTCCCAGTATCTGTAAATTGTTCAAAAATTCATTTAAAATTCAGAGCTAAAGCTGAGGTTTTGGAAAATAACAGTGAAGAAAGTTCTGTACAAGATCTTGATAATTCACCAGCTTCAGTTGAGCTACAACCCATTTCCAGTGAAGCCCAATTTGATCGGGTCATTTCTGAAGCCCAGCAAATTAATGAATCCGTTGTAATTCTATG GATGGCAACCTGGTGTCGCAAATGCATATACTTGAAACCAAAATTGGAAAAATTAGCTGCTGATTACTTCCCAAG AACACGCTTTTATTGTGTTGATGTCAATAATGTTCCACACAAGCTTGTGGTTCGTGCAGGAATAACT AAAATGCCGACCATACAG TTATGGAGGGACGGAAATAAACAAGCGGAAGTAATTGGAGGCCACAAAGCATATTTAGTCGTTACTGAGGTTCGCGATATGATAGAAAATGAAGATAATAATTTATAA